One segment of Carya illinoinensis cultivar Pawnee chromosome 1, C.illinoinensisPawnee_v1, whole genome shotgun sequence DNA contains the following:
- the LOC122304784 gene encoding metal transporter Nramp3-like, with the protein MLPQDPEQQRPLLVGSDHEEQQETAYDSDEKVLIDRIDEDDAENSGSGSDRVPPFSWKKLWLFTGPGFLMSIAFLDPGNLGGDLQAGAIAGYSLLWLLMWATAMGLLVQLLAARLGVATGRHLAELCREEYPTWARLVLWVMAELALIGADIQEVIGSAIAINILSSGFLPLWSGVIITALDCFIFLLLENYGVRKLEAVFAVLIATMAVSFAWMFGEAKPSGIELLLGILIPKLSSKTIQQAVGVVGCIIMPHNIFLHSALVQSREIDHSKKGRIQEALNYYSIESSVALFVSFIINLFVTTVFAQGFYGTEIANSIGLINAGQYLQEKYGGGFFPILYIWGIGLLAAGQSSTITGTYAGQFIMGGFLNLRLKKWVRALITRSFAIVPTMVVALVFDTSEGTLDNLNEWLNVLQSVQIPFALIPLLCLVSKEQIMGTFTIGPILKMAAWLVAALVIVINGYLLVDFFSSEVNGVLFGSVLGVFISAYVAFIIYLVSRGVTFSSWCRQPKSVTEAEN; encoded by the exons ATGCTGCCCCAGGACCCCGAGCAACAGCGACCACTGTTGGTGGGCTCGGACCATGAGGAGCAACAAGAGACCGCCTACGACTCGGACGAGAAAGTCCTCATTGACAGAATTGATGAAGACGACGCTGAAAACTCCGGGTCCGGATCCGACCGCGTGCCGCCGTTCTCGTGGAAGAAGCTTTGGCTGTTCACGGGGCCTGGGTTCTTGATGAGCATAGCGTTCCTGGACCCTGGGAACTTGGGGGGGGATCTCCAGGCCGGCGCCATCGCCGGGTACTCGCTGCTGTGGCTGCTTATGTGGGCCACAGCCATGGGATTGTTGGTGCAGCTTCTGGCCGCTCGGCTCGGCGTTGCCACCGGGCGCCACTTGGCCGAGCTCTGCAGGGAAGAGTACCCCACATGGGCAAGGCTGGTGCTTTGGGTGATGGCCGAGTTGGCTCTCATTGGGGCTGATATTCAGGAGGTTATTGGCAGCGCAATTGCTATTAACATTTTGAGTAGTGGGTTTTTGCCTCTCTGGTCTGGGGTCATCATAACCGCTCTTGATTG TTTTATCTTCCTATTACTTGAGAACTACGGTGTAAGGAAATTGGAAGCCGTCTTTGCTGTTCTCATTGCGACAATGGCCGTCTCATTTGCTTGGATGTTTGGCGAAGCAAAGCCCAGTGGCATAGAACTTCTTCTTG GTATTTTAATTCCAAAACTGAGCTCCAAAACAATACAGCAGGCTGTTGGAGTTGTGGGTTGCATTATTATGCCTCACAATATTTTCTTGCACTCGGCTCTCGTGCAATCAAGGGAGATTGACCATAGCAAGAAAGGCCGAATCCAAGAAGCTCTTAATTACTATTCTATTGAGTCAAGTGTTGCCCTTTTTGTGTCATTCATTATCAATCTCTTTGTTACGACTGTGTTTGCCCAAGGGTTTTATGGTACAGAAATAGCCAATAGCATTGGCCTTATAAACGCAGGGCAGTACCTTCAAGAAAAATACGGGGGTGGATTTTTTCCGATTTTATATATCTGGGGTATTGGATTATTAGCAGCTGGCCAAAGCAGCACTATTACTGGTACTTACGCAGGGCAGTTTATAATGGGAGGTTTCCTAAACTTGAGGCTGAAAAAATGGGTTAGGGCATTGATCACTCGAAGCTTCGCAATCGTCCCTACGATGGTAGTTGCTCTTGTCTTTGACACTTCTGAGGGTACATTAGATAATTTAAATGAATGGCTTAATGTGCTTCAGTCAGTCCAGATTCCCTTTGCACTTATCCCCCTGCTTTGTTTGGTATCAAAGGAGCAGATCATGGGCACTTTTACAATCGGTCCTATACTCAAG ATGGCTGCATGGCTCGTGGCAGCACTGGTGATAGTGATTAATGGGTATCTTTTGGTGGACTTCTTCTCCTCTGAAGTGAACGGGGTGTTGTTTGGCTCTGTTTTGGGTGTGTTTATATCTGCATATGTTGCATTTATAATTTACCTTGTATCTCGGGGAGTCACCTTTTCAAGTTGGTGCCGCCAACCCAAGAGTGTTACTGAGGCAGAAAATTGA